A stretch of the Eulemur rufifrons isolate Redbay chromosome 20, OSU_ERuf_1, whole genome shotgun sequence genome encodes the following:
- the IFT52 gene encoding intraflagellar transport protein 52 homolog isoform X2, with protein sequence MKPAVAVLSTGSVCFPLNRPILAFYHSKNQGGKLAVLGSCHMFSDQYLDKEENSKIMDVVFQWFTTEDIHLNQIDAEDPEISDYMMLPDTASLSDRLRVCLQEGDENPRDFTTLFDLSIYQLDTTCLPKVIKAHEQLNVKHEPLQLIQPQFETPLPALQPAVFPPSFRELPPPPLELFDLDETFSSEKARLAQITNKCTEEDLEFYVRKCGDILGVTSKLPKDQQDAKHILEHIFFQVVEFKKLNQEHDIDMSEMAFQNNF encoded by the exons ATGAAACCAGCAGTGGCTGTTCTGTCTACAGGCTCTGTCTGCTTCCCTCTTAACAGACCCATTCTGGCTTTCTATCACTCAAAG AACCAAGGTGGGAAGCTGGCAGTGCTTGGCTCATGTCACATGTTCAGTGACCAATATttggacaaagaagaaaacagcaaaatcatG GATGTTGTTTTCCAGTGGTTCACGACAGAAGATATCCACCTAAACCAGATTGATGCTGAGGACCCTGAG ATTTCTGACTACATGATGCTGCCCGACACCGCCAGCCTGTCTGACCGCCTTCGAGTGTGTCTCCAGGAGGGCGATGAGAACCCGCGGGACTTTACCACCCTCTTCGACCTGTCCATTTACCAGCTGGATACCACCTGCCTCCCCAAGGTCATCAA GGCTCATGAGCAGCTAAACGTGAAACATGAACCCCTCCAGCTCATACAACCTCAGTTTGAGACACCGCTGCCAGCCCTTCAGCCTGCG gtTTTCCCTCCTAGTTTCAGGGAATTACCACCTCCTCCTCTGGAGCTGTTTGACTTAGATGAGACATTCTCCTCTGAGAAGGCACGGCTTGCTCAGATTACCAATAAGT GTACTGAAGAAGATCTGGAATTCTATGTGAGGAAGTGTGGCGACATTCTTGGAGTAACCAGTAAACTACCAAAGGACCAACAAGATGCCAAACATATCCTTGAGCACATCTTCTTCCAAGTGGTGGAGTTCAAGAAGTTGAACCAG GAACATGACATTGATATGAGCGAAATGGCATTCCAGAACAATTTCTGA